The Sulfuricurvum sp. IAE1 DNA window ACATGCCAGCCGGTTTTTGTCGACGAAACCGGCGATCTTTTCATCCAGATCCTTGAACGGCTCGGAGGCATCAAGCACCAACAACGCGATATCAGCCGCATCGAGCATCTCTTCGGTCCGCATTAGGGCATATTTCTCGATCCCCAGGATTTTTCCCCTCTTGCGGATACCGGCGGTATCGACGAACGTAATCGTTTTTCCTTCGTATTCCATCTCTTCGTCGATCGGGTCGATCGTCGTCCCGGCAACCGAGCTGACAACCGAACGGTCTTCTCCGAGCAGGGCGTTGAGCAGGGAGCTTTTCCCGACGTTGACGCGGCCGATGATCGCAACTTTCATCCGGTTGAGTTCGCTATCGTCGATTTCGCGCATCGGTTCGTCGATGACGAACACTTCCGATTCGTCGCCCTCGTCCTCTTCGTCCTCATCCTCGTAATCGAATTCCTCATCCTCCTCCTCAAACCCGTCGACAAACGCATCAAACGCATCCATTTCGTCGGGTTCGGCGGAGGGAATCACGATCATGTCGCTTTCGGGAAGCTGTGCGGCGATCCACGCAAGAAGCGCGTTGATGTGGCGGTTATGGGCGACGGAGATCCCGAAAATCCGGTCGGTGCCGAATTCGTAGTACTCCCACAGTTTCTCCTGCATCTTGTCGTTATCGATCTTGTTGACGACGAGAGCGACCGATTTACCCATCGATTCGAGTTCGTAGAACAGCTTTTTGTCTTCTTCCTCGGGAAGGCTTTTACCGTCGACCATGAACAGGATAATGTCGGCC harbors:
- the der gene encoding ribosome biogenesis GTPase Der, coding for MKKLAIIGRPNVGKSSLFNRLLKQRDAITSEMAGTTRDVKKRPAVILDKEVEILDTGGLDEGCELYEKIKEKSLKAAHEADIILFMVDGKSLPEEEDKKLFYELESMGKSVALVVNKIDNDKMQEKLWEYYEFGTDRIFGISVAHNRHINALLAWIAAQLPESDMIVIPSAEPDEMDAFDAFVDGFEEEDEEFDYEDEDEEDEGDESEVFVIDEPMREIDDSELNRMKVAIIGRVNVGKSSLLNALLGEDRSVVSSVAGTTIDPIDEEMEYEGKTITFVDTAGIRKRGKILGIEKYALMRTEEMLDAADIALLVLDASEPFKDLDEKIAGFVDKNRLACLIVLNKWDLAPKEDYDKIIAEVRDRFKFLSYAPIITISALTKQRVHKIFEMLLKINDNYSQRIPTARINEVLEMAQRKHPIPSINGQTIRLYYGTQYDIRPPRIALVMNKPQGLHFSYRRYLTNQFRELFDFEGTPVLFKAKAKNQKRRPKN